The Streptomyces halobius genomic interval ACGTGGAGGAGTTCACAGGTCGGCCGCGGCGGGTGCTGGCCTTGATCCCGCGCGCCATGCAGCCACATGCGGACCGGGTCGACACCGAGGCGGTGACGTTCGTCGGCCCGTGCTTCGGCGCCGGTGAGGAGCAGGGCGGCTGGATGCGGCCGGCCGGTGCGAAGAAGGTGCTGCTGGTGTCGCTGGGCGGCTCGACGTACCCCAGGCAGCGGGAGATCTACCAGCAGTGCGTGGCGGCCTTCGCGGATCTTCCGGGCTGGCATGTCGTGCTGCAGATCGACAGCGGCAGCGATCCGGACCGGCTGGGGGAACGGATTCCCCCCAACTTCGAAGTGCTGCCGTGGGTGCCACCGTCGACTCTCCTCGAGCAGGTGGACACATGGGTGACCCATACCGACATGGGCAGCAGTGGTGAGGGTTTGTACGCCGGTGTGCCGATGATCGCGGTACCGCACGGGGCCGAGCAGTGCCTCTACGCCGGCCGGCTCGTCGAACTGGGCGTCGCCCGTCGGATCGACACCGCGGACGTCACGGCGGCGGCGCTGCGTACGGCCCTGATGGAACTCATCGGCGATCCACAGGTCGCCGCGCGCTCGGCATGGCTGTGGGCCGAGGTGCGCACCGAGGGCGGCACCCGCCGGGCCGTGGATCTGATCGAGGAGCAGCTGGTGGAGGA includes:
- a CDS encoding macrolide family glycosyltransferase; protein product: MISTPMVGHVLPSLEIIRELVARGHRVTYANADHVAELVTPTGAELVRLTSTLPVADSNWPQDPIATASLFLDEAMAVLPQLHAVYDDDPADLYLYDIGAYAGRALAEAQGRGLVQLSPTYVAWEGAQEEIRAAFAGLPGGSAHRARFAAWLARCGAVTTNVEEFTGRPRRVLALIPRAMQPHADRVDTEAVTFVGPCFGAGEEQGGWMRPAGAKKVLLVSLGGSTYPRQREIYQQCVAAFADLPGWHVVLQIDSGSDPDRLGERIPPNFEVLPWVPPSTLLEQVDTWVTHTDMGSSGEGLYAGVPMIAVPHGAEQCLYAGRLVELGVARRIDTADVTAAALRTALMELIGDPQVAARSAWLWAEVRTEGGTRRAVDLIEEQLVEERVS